A stretch of the Rhinoderma darwinii isolate aRhiDar2 chromosome 3, aRhiDar2.hap1, whole genome shotgun sequence genome encodes the following:
- the LOC142750780 gene encoding olfactory receptor 11L1-like codes for MQEKNLTEVTEIFFLGFQGSQSLRFFLIGLFIVIYFFTICGNFLIITLVSTSKNLHTPMYVFLTQLSISDILLTSDIVPEMLHILLNNGGTITFTGCITQFYFFCTSEVFECFLLTVMSYDRYVAICNPLRYTSIMTSASCVKLVVICWLLGFSCGFVNTLNILTLTFYGQNIIDHFFCDLVPLLEIAYSDTFMAHLEVSLLGIPAVIMPTILIIASYVKIVSVILRIPSSTGRQKAFSTCSSHLTVVSIFYCCLFAVYVVPTRGQSSTISKILSLFYTVLTPLINPIIYSLRNADIKKAIQESFHKNIICRNRP; via the coding sequence ATGCAGGAGAAGAATCTGACTGAGGTGACAGAGATTTTTTTCTTAGGATTTCAAGGCAGTCAATCTTTAAGATTTTTTCTCATTGGTCTTTTCATTGTGATTTACTTTTTTACGATATGTGGGAATTTCCTGATCATCACCCTGGTGTCCACAAGCAAGAACCTCCACACTCCAATGTACGTCTTCCTCACACAACTGTCCATCAGTGACATCTTGTTGACCTCAGATATTGTCCCCGAAATGCTCCACATTCTACTGAATAATGGGGGGACCATCACTTTTACTGGTTGCATCACtcagttttattttttctgtacttCGGAAGTATTTGAGTGTTTTCTCCTCACAGTGATGTCTtatgacagatatgtggccatctgTAATCCCCTCCGTTACACATCTATCATGACAAgtgcatcatgtgtgaaactggtcGTCATCTGCTGGTTGTTGGGTTTTTCCTGTGGGTTCGTTAATACTCTAAATATACTGACATTAACCTTTTATGGacaaaatatcattgaccatTTTTTCTGTGACCTTGTCCCCTTGCTGGAAATTGCCTATTCTGATACATTCATGGCCCATCTTGAAGTCTCCTTACTAGGTATACCAGCAGTCATTATGCCGACCATATTAATAATTGCatcttatgttaaaattgtgtccGTCATCTTAAGGATTCCATCCAGTACCGGTAGacagaaagccttctccacctgtagctcccacctcactGTGGTCTCTATATTTTACTGCTGTCTATTTGCTGTTTATGTTGTTCCAACAAGAGGTCAATCATCGACCATCAGTAAGATCCTATCACTGTTTTATACTGTGCTTACCCCTTTGATCAACCCCATTATATACAGTCTGAGAAATGCAGACATTAAGAAAGCCATACAGGAATCATTTCATAAAAATATCATATGTCGAAATCGTCCTTAA